The genomic segment CCAGCAGGCGCATGCGCAGGACGTTGGGCTGCTGCCGGCGCATGTCCTCACTCCCCATGTAAATGGTGCACTCCAGCCCCAGCAGTGCCGCGGCGGTGGCAACCGCCACCCCATGCTGGCCGGCGCCCGTCTCCGCAATCAGGCGCGTCTTGCCCATGCGCTTTGCCAGCAGTGCCTGGCCCAGCGCGTTGTTGATCTTATGGGCGCCGGTATGGGCCAGGTCCTCCCGCTTCAGCCAGATGCGCGCACCACCACATGCTTCTGTCAGACGCCTGGCGTACGTCACCGGTGTCGGCCGGCCCACATAGTCGTGCAACAGCGCCCGATATTCCTCCCAAAACGCCCCATCCCCTTTCACCTGGCAATAGGCTTCCTCCAGCTCCTGCAAAGGTGCGATGAGCGTCTCCGGGACAAAGCGCCCGCCGTATGGGCCGAAATAGCCCCTAGCATCGGGCAGTTGGTCAATCGCCACTTTCCGCATCCTGACCTCCCATCCGCACGGCTTTCGCGCGCAAGATGAAGTCGCGAACCCTGACAGGGTCTTTATGGCCCGGCCGGCTTTCCACACCGGAGGAAACGTCCACCCCCCAGGGATGGAGCCGGCGCACCGCTTCTGCAACGGTATCCGGCGTCAGTCCGCCGGCGATGAGGAGCCGCACCGGTGGTACAGCCGAAAGGTCCATCCTCTCCCAAGCCCAAGGCTGTCCCGTGCCGCCGGCCTGTTGGGGATGATAGCTGTCCAGCAAATAGGCCCAGGCGTCATATGCCAGCAGTTCCTCCCACGGCACCGCGCCTCGCACGCGATGGGCACGGATGACCGGACGGGGCAAGGCGCGGGCATAGGCCGGCGGTTCCGCCCCATGCAGTTGCACCAGGTCCAGCCTGCACTGCTCCGCGATCTTCTCGACTTCGGAGGCCGGCGCATCGGCGAAGACCCCGACGCAGAGGGCCTGACAGCCCTCCTCTCGCAGGGCGTTGATGATGGCGGATGCCTGTGCCGGCGAAATACAGCGCGGGCTGGCCGGCACAAAGATAAAGCCCAGCAG from the Anaerolineae bacterium genome contains:
- a CDS encoding phosphoribosylanthranilate isomerase; amino-acid sequence: MVRVKICGLTNLDDARTAWQAGADLLGFIFVPASPRCISPAQASAIINALREEGCQALCVGVFADAPASEVEKIAEQCRLDLVQLHGAEPPAYARALPRPVIRAHRVRGAVPWEELLAYDAWAYLLDSYHPQQAGGTGQPWAWERMDLSAVPPVRLLIAGGLTPDTVAEAVRRLHPWGVDVSSGVESRPGHKDPVRVRDFILRAKAVRMGGQDAESGD